From Halodesulfovibrio aestuarii DSM 17919 = ATCC 29578, the proteins below share one genomic window:
- the rbsA gene encoding ribose ABC transporter ATP-binding protein RbsA has product MDNVLLRLEGIEKSFPGVKALDGVNLTVTAGRVMALIGENGAGKSTLMKVLTGIYKRDAGTMTYLGEKTEFKGPAQSQAAGISIIHQELNLLPELSIAENIFLGREQTGRLGNIRWDRMYRDADELLQRLGVTRSSKTRLGELGIGEQQMVEIAKALSFESRVIIMDEPTDALTDTETQALFSVINELRDANYGVVYISHRLKEIFEICDDVTILRDGKFIAEMSVNDINEETLIELMVGRKLEEQYPRIAVAKGDVLLRTKELSAEGVDKVNLDICEGEIVGVAGLMGAGRTELMKAIFGANPVTAGDITLKGKRIHIRSPKDALDAGIAFISEDRKADGLILGLSVKENMTLSALKHFSNVSGYVDHSKEREAVDDYIGTFNIKTPSRRQPVGNLSGGNQQKVAIAKGLMTRPKILILDEPTRGVDVGAKKEIYQIINTFKKEGMSIILVSSDMPEILGMSDRIVVMHEGRISGEFAAAEATQENIMACAVGKKR; this is encoded by the coding sequence ATGGATAACGTGCTACTCAGGTTGGAAGGTATTGAAAAAAGCTTCCCCGGTGTAAAAGCACTGGATGGAGTTAATCTTACAGTCACAGCCGGACGCGTCATGGCGCTCATTGGTGAAAACGGCGCGGGTAAGTCTACACTTATGAAGGTGCTTACAGGCATCTATAAACGTGATGCCGGAACCATGACCTACCTCGGGGAAAAGACCGAGTTCAAAGGCCCTGCTCAGTCTCAAGCCGCTGGAATCTCTATTATCCATCAGGAATTAAACCTCCTTCCGGAACTCTCTATTGCTGAAAATATTTTTCTCGGTAGAGAACAAACCGGAAGACTCGGCAATATTCGATGGGATCGAATGTACCGGGATGCAGACGAACTGCTGCAACGTCTAGGTGTCACACGTTCTTCAAAAACTCGACTCGGCGAACTTGGTATCGGCGAACAACAGATGGTAGAAATTGCAAAAGCGTTATCGTTTGAATCGCGTGTTATCATCATGGACGAACCAACCGATGCTCTGACAGACACAGAAACACAGGCTCTTTTCTCCGTAATTAATGAACTTCGCGACGCAAACTATGGCGTCGTGTATATTTCCCATCGCTTAAAAGAAATATTCGAAATCTGCGATGACGTTACAATCCTGCGTGACGGGAAATTCATTGCGGAAATGTCGGTTAACGACATCAACGAAGAGACGCTTATTGAACTAATGGTTGGTCGCAAATTAGAAGAACAATACCCACGAATCGCGGTTGCAAAAGGTGATGTCCTTTTACGGACAAAAGAGCTTTCTGCCGAGGGTGTGGACAAGGTCAACCTTGATATATGCGAAGGCGAAATTGTCGGCGTTGCCGGCCTCATGGGAGCTGGCCGTACAGAACTTATGAAAGCAATCTTCGGTGCAAATCCTGTCACTGCTGGCGACATCACCTTAAAAGGTAAAAGAATACACATCCGCAGCCCCAAAGATGCTCTTGATGCAGGAATTGCTTTTATCAGTGAGGATCGCAAAGCGGACGGGCTCATCCTTGGCCTCTCTGTAAAAGAAAATATGACGCTCTCCGCCCTCAAACATTTCAGTAATGTCTCAGGGTACGTGGATCACTCTAAAGAACGTGAAGCTGTGGACGACTACATTGGGACATTCAACATCAAAACTCCAAGCCGGAGGCAGCCTGTCGGGAATCTTTCCGGAGGAAACCAGCAAAAAGTTGCCATTGCCAAAGGCCTTATGACCCGTCCTAAGATACTCATCCTCGACGAACCTACCCGCGGAGTTGATGTAGGCGCAAAAAAAGAAATCTACCAGATCATCAACACATTTAAAAAAGAAGGCATGAGCATTATTCTTGTTTCCTCAGACATGCCGGAAATTCTCGGAATGAGCGACCGTATTGTTGTAATGCATGAAGGCCGTATCAGTGGTGAGTTTGCCGCTGCCGAGGCTACTCAGGAAAATATTATGGCCTGCGCTGTAGGCAAGAAGCGTTAG
- the rbsC gene encoding ribose ABC transporter permease: protein MTTQKKTLTTKLIEQKTLIALIIMIVVVSLLNPHFFTTGNILNILRQTAVNAIIAVGMTMVILTAGIDLSVGSILALCGAIGASLIASELPVLVAIGASLTAGAIVGGVTGIIIAKGKVQAFIATLVAMTLVRGLTLVYTDGRPISTGFTDVADNFATIGTGYLLGVPVPVWIMAITFLTAWYLLNHTRLGRYIYALGGNEAATRLSGINVDRIKITVYALSGLLSALAGLIVTSRLSSAQPTAGAGYELDAIAAVVLGGTSLMGGKGSIIGTLLGALIIGFLNNALNLLDVSSYYQMIAKALVILLAVLIDTKSK, encoded by the coding sequence ATGACAACTCAAAAGAAAACACTCACCACAAAACTTATTGAGCAGAAAACACTTATCGCACTTATCATTATGATTGTGGTAGTATCCCTGCTGAATCCACATTTTTTCACCACTGGCAACATTCTGAACATTCTCAGACAAACCGCGGTTAACGCCATTATCGCCGTGGGAATGACCATGGTTATTCTTACAGCAGGAATTGACCTCTCAGTTGGTTCTATTCTTGCCCTGTGCGGAGCCATAGGCGCATCCCTTATTGCCAGCGAGCTTCCAGTACTTGTTGCAATCGGCGCATCTCTTACGGCTGGCGCCATTGTTGGAGGTGTCACTGGTATTATCATCGCAAAAGGCAAAGTGCAGGCATTTATCGCCACACTTGTTGCCATGACTCTGGTGCGCGGACTCACACTTGTGTATACAGACGGCCGTCCTATTTCCACTGGATTTACAGATGTTGCAGATAATTTTGCGACTATAGGAACCGGCTATCTGCTCGGTGTTCCAGTCCCTGTATGGATTATGGCGATCACCTTTCTTACGGCATGGTACCTGCTCAACCATACCCGTCTTGGCCGGTACATCTATGCACTTGGTGGCAACGAAGCAGCCACACGTCTTTCCGGCATAAATGTAGACCGCATTAAAATTACTGTTTACGCACTCTCCGGCCTGCTATCCGCACTGGCAGGCCTTATCGTCACATCCCGTCTTTCCTCTGCACAGCCTACAGCAGGTGCAGGCTATGAGCTTGATGCCATTGCTGCCGTTGTTCTTGGCGGCACCAGTCTTATGGGCGGCAAAGGCTCCATTATTGGTACCCTTCTCGGGGCACTTATCATCGGTTTTCTTAACAATGCTTTGAACTTGCTTGATGTTTCATCGTACTACCAGATGATCGCCAAAGCACTGGTAATTCTTCTGGCTGTCCTTATTGATACAAAAAGCAAATAA
- the rbsB gene encoding ribose ABC transporter substrate-binding protein RbsB: MKRLFGFTATLVLTLALCIPAHAKDTIALVVSTLNNPFFVALKDGAVTKANEMGIELIVLDSQNDPSKELANVEDLTVRGVKAILINPTDSDAVSNAIRMINNANIPVITLDRGATRGKVASHIASDNVAGGKMAGDYMAELLGKGAKVIQIEGLAGTSAARDRGEGFAQAVKANDFKLLASQPADFDRTKGLNVMENLLAAQPDVQGVFAQNDEMALGAVQAVKAADKKVVIVGFDGTKDGMAAVKRGDMAATIAQQPALIGSLGVETAGKILKGEKVEANIPVPLKVVK, from the coding sequence ATGAAAAGACTGTTTGGTTTTACTGCGACGTTGGTACTTACTTTGGCTCTTTGCATTCCTGCCCACGCAAAAGATACCATTGCACTTGTTGTTTCCACGCTAAACAACCCATTCTTTGTCGCCCTGAAAGATGGTGCTGTTACCAAGGCAAATGAAATGGGAATTGAACTCATCGTGCTTGATTCCCAGAACGACCCGAGCAAAGAGCTCGCTAATGTTGAAGACCTCACAGTACGCGGCGTTAAAGCTATCCTCATCAATCCTACTGATTCTGATGCGGTCTCCAATGCTATCCGTATGATCAACAACGCAAATATTCCGGTTATCACACTTGACCGTGGCGCAACTCGCGGAAAAGTGGCAAGCCACATTGCTTCTGATAACGTGGCTGGTGGTAAAATGGCTGGCGATTATATGGCAGAACTCCTTGGTAAGGGCGCTAAGGTAATCCAGATTGAAGGTCTTGCCGGAACCTCTGCAGCACGTGATCGTGGTGAAGGATTTGCTCAGGCTGTTAAAGCAAATGACTTTAAGCTACTTGCAAGCCAACCGGCAGATTTTGACCGTACAAAAGGTCTTAACGTGATGGAAAACCTCCTCGCAGCACAGCCGGATGTTCAAGGCGTATTCGCACAGAACGATGAAATGGCTCTCGGCGCGGTACAGGCTGTTAAAGCCGCAGACAAAAAAGTGGTCATCGTTGGGTTTGACGGTACCAAAGACGGCATGGCAGCTGTAAAGCGCGGCGACATGGCAGCAACCATCGCCCAGCAGCCTGCGCTCATCGGCTCCCTCGGTGTCGAAACCGCTGGCAAAATCCTGAAAGGCGAAAAAGTAGAAGCAAACATCCCTGTCCCGCTCAAAGTTGTTAAATAG
- the rbsK gene encoding ribokinase, producing MATKKLVVLGSVNADHILQVESFPRPGETVSGHGYRVVPGGKGANQAVAAGRLGAEISLIACVGDDDFGKHMIDAFVKDGVQTGAVTTIPNTPTGIAIIYVDANGENSIGISAEANAHLLPELVEPHLSLLNSAHTLLMQLETPLITVEMMAKAAHLANKVVILNPAPARPLPDSLLANVTIITPNETETEILTGITVKTEEDAHKAANVFHAKGVDKVVITLGAGGAFVSDESGTRIITGFTVSPTDTTAAGDVFNGALATALLENKTMNDAVLFAHAAAAISVTRLGAQTSIPTRKEVEDFFVKE from the coding sequence ATGGCTACGAAAAAACTCGTTGTTCTTGGCAGTGTTAATGCTGACCACATTCTACAGGTCGAATCTTTTCCCCGTCCTGGAGAAACTGTTTCCGGTCACGGTTACCGTGTTGTCCCCGGCGGAAAGGGGGCAAATCAGGCTGTCGCTGCTGGACGTCTTGGCGCAGAGATTTCTCTTATTGCCTGTGTAGGTGATGATGATTTCGGCAAACACATGATTGACGCTTTCGTTAAAGACGGAGTTCAAACAGGCGCAGTGACGACCATTCCGAATACCCCTACAGGTATCGCAATCATCTACGTTGACGCCAACGGAGAAAACTCCATTGGAATTTCTGCGGAAGCCAACGCACACCTGCTTCCGGAACTTGTAGAACCGCATCTTTCTCTCTTAAACAGTGCGCATACCTTGCTTATGCAATTGGAAACACCACTCATTACAGTTGAAATGATGGCAAAAGCTGCTCACTTGGCAAACAAGGTAGTTATACTCAATCCCGCACCTGCGCGCCCGCTTCCAGATTCTTTACTGGCGAATGTAACTATAATTACCCCAAATGAAACGGAAACAGAAATACTAACAGGCATTACAGTTAAAACAGAAGAAGACGCTCATAAAGCTGCTAATGTGTTCCATGCAAAAGGCGTGGACAAAGTTGTTATAACACTGGGAGCTGGAGGAGCATTTGTAAGTGATGAGTCCGGTACTCGAATTATTACTGGCTTTACTGTAAGTCCTACTGATACAACTGCTGCTGGTGATGTGTTTAATGGAGCTTTGGCTACTGCACTTCTTGAAAATAAAACAATGAACGATGCTGTTCTATTTGCACATGCTGCAGCTGCTATATCCGTCACCCGTCTCGGAGCGCAAACATCTATTCCGACACGTAAAGAAGTCGAAGATTTTTTTGTTAAAGAATGA
- a CDS encoding DUF4390 domain-containing protein — MTRISNSIRTFLLSAMALCLFCVTVPSTAHATSQEMRLTSFRLSETDGALMLNFGVGVTQLDQLRVLLTEGAQVELNCQVHLSRPRSYWFRKSLAETNITSHLYYDTLTKEYYLTLPDTKAPQRNKSLRKLLDGAWKSITLPVGSTTLLTSGNEYRVTLHIEMINTDVPEWLTKSFFFWSWDPAPPIQYSTDFTY; from the coding sequence ATGACTCGAATATCAAATTCTATACGCACATTCCTGTTGTCCGCCATGGCGCTCTGCCTATTCTGCGTGACTGTCCCCTCCACTGCTCATGCCACATCGCAAGAAATGCGGCTAACCTCTTTTCGTCTTTCTGAAACCGATGGCGCTTTGATGCTCAATTTTGGAGTAGGAGTTACTCAGCTTGACCAGCTCCGGGTATTGCTGACAGAAGGCGCACAGGTTGAGCTTAACTGCCAAGTGCACCTATCCAGACCACGCTCATACTGGTTCAGAAAAAGCTTAGCCGAAACAAATATCACAAGTCATCTTTACTATGACACGCTTACAAAAGAGTACTACCTCACCCTCCCTGACACCAAAGCACCACAAAGAAATAAGAGCTTACGCAAATTGCTCGATGGGGCATGGAAGTCTATCACGCTTCCGGTAGGGAGTACGACATTATTGACTTCCGGTAACGAATACAGGGTTACTCTTCATATCGAGATGATTAATACTGACGTACCTGAATGGCTCACAAAGTCGTTCTTTTTCTGGTCATGGGATCCTGCTCCTCCAATACAATACTCAACGGACTTTACGTACTGA
- a CDS encoding sensor histidine kinase, translating into MTPNDQGTIIVNAIDAREKKRRKRELILAAVVFLVIITLTWIELKYLGVDSYFFLALFNLNFILVLLILFIVLRNGVKLILERRRKVLGSHLRTRLVLVFMCLSLIPTALMFVISTQFVQTSVDYWFKNQVETSMETALDIGQAFYADSLNDLEHFSNNIIEKIRDRKFAWGGKGMDSFLEDKRSEYNLTVVGVMSPKHAEQNWHGRKDIEKVWEETKSRINWGNLEKNPRFWSLIWPGAASDYAVGVMPVDEGKTGYLVLVRSIGKDTMFKLDRIVRGLDEYKKLRTLKRPLKVTLYFILGVVTLLIILGAMWFGFRLAKELVEPILALGKATERISRGDLSVRLEDTSNDELGVLVASFNRMAEDLEQSRNSITDVNTKLEKQNLEKEQRNRYIEAVLDNTAAGVVSVDSLGQISTINKAAASMFGVSAQALIGWNVRSLLRNRVEGELVGELVTHFQTTPESPWKREIAVNIGGRELKLLLSAIGLPAHDSNQFGFVAVIEDITELEKMQRMAAWREVARRIAHEIKNPLTPIKLSAQRLQRKYGKQIEEPAFSQCTNLIVKEVEELQNMVQEFSAFAKLPEVMLAPGTIAPLLQELVTLYKNSHSNISWNYQRINDIPIIQMDSSALKRVFMNIMSNAAEILSGQNNATVTVTLEHKHELGLVRVDVEDNGPGLTQEERSRLFEPYFSHKKGGTGLGLTIVKSIISDHRGYVRANSPEHGGTIVTVELPVV; encoded by the coding sequence ATGACCCCTAATGATCAGGGCACAATTATAGTAAACGCAATCGACGCACGCGAAAAAAAACGTCGCAAGCGCGAACTCATTCTTGCGGCTGTTGTCTTTCTCGTCATCATAACCCTTACATGGATAGAGCTTAAGTACCTCGGTGTGGATTCCTACTTTTTCCTTGCCTTGTTCAACTTAAACTTTATTCTCGTTCTTCTTATTCTCTTCATCGTACTGCGTAACGGGGTAAAACTTATCCTCGAACGCCGCCGCAAGGTACTTGGCTCTCATCTACGAACACGCCTTGTCCTTGTCTTCATGTGCCTTTCGCTTATCCCGACAGCCCTTATGTTCGTCATTAGCACACAATTCGTGCAAACATCTGTGGACTACTGGTTTAAAAATCAGGTTGAAACGTCTATGGAAACAGCGCTGGATATTGGACAGGCTTTCTATGCAGACTCACTCAATGATTTGGAGCATTTCAGCAATAATATCATCGAAAAAATCCGTGACCGGAAGTTTGCATGGGGCGGGAAGGGGATGGACAGCTTCCTTGAAGACAAACGTTCTGAATACAACTTAACCGTTGTGGGCGTTATGAGCCCTAAGCATGCAGAACAGAATTGGCACGGCAGAAAAGACATTGAAAAAGTTTGGGAAGAAACCAAAAGCCGTATCAATTGGGGAAATCTGGAAAAAAATCCACGCTTCTGGTCACTCATCTGGCCTGGTGCCGCTTCTGACTATGCGGTAGGCGTCATGCCTGTAGATGAAGGAAAAACAGGCTATCTCGTACTCGTTCGCAGTATAGGCAAGGACACCATGTTCAAGCTTGACCGCATTGTTCGAGGTCTGGACGAATATAAAAAACTTCGTACCCTCAAACGTCCGCTTAAAGTTACGCTCTATTTCATTCTGGGCGTGGTTACCCTGCTTATCATTCTTGGCGCCATGTGGTTCGGTTTCCGTCTTGCTAAAGAACTTGTTGAACCAATCCTTGCCCTTGGCAAAGCCACCGAACGAATTTCCAGAGGCGACCTCTCCGTACGCCTTGAAGATACGTCTAATGACGAACTGGGCGTTCTAGTTGCTTCATTCAACCGTATGGCTGAGGACTTGGAACAAAGCCGCAACAGCATTACTGATGTTAATACAAAGCTCGAAAAACAAAATCTCGAAAAAGAACAACGTAACCGTTATATTGAAGCAGTTCTCGACAACACGGCTGCCGGCGTAGTTTCCGTTGACTCTCTCGGACAAATTTCTACCATCAACAAAGCTGCTGCAAGCATGTTCGGTGTATCTGCTCAGGCTCTCATTGGCTGGAACGTGCGCTCTCTTTTGCGAAACCGCGTTGAAGGCGAACTTGTGGGCGAACTTGTAACACATTTCCAGACCACACCGGAATCACCATGGAAGCGTGAAATTGCCGTGAATATCGGCGGCAGAGAACTTAAGCTACTTCTCAGCGCTATAGGTCTCCCCGCGCATGACAGCAATCAATTTGGTTTTGTAGCGGTAATCGAGGACATTACTGAACTTGAAAAAATGCAACGTATGGCGGCATGGCGCGAAGTTGCACGGCGCATTGCGCACGAAATCAAAAACCCGCTCACTCCGATCAAGCTTTCCGCCCAGCGTCTGCAACGCAAATATGGCAAACAGATTGAAGAGCCTGCATTCAGCCAATGCACTAATCTTATTGTAAAAGAAGTCGAAGAACTGCAAAACATGGTTCAGGAGTTCTCCGCTTTTGCAAAACTGCCGGAAGTTATGCTTGCACCGGGGACAATTGCCCCGCTGCTTCAGGAACTTGTGACGTTGTACAAAAACTCCCACAGTAATATCAGCTGGAATTACCAACGGATAAACGACATTCCGATTATACAGATGGATAGTTCTGCCCTAAAACGTGTATTCATGAACATAATGTCCAACGCAGCTGAAATTCTTTCAGGACAAAACAACGCAACAGTTACTGTTACTCTTGAGCATAAACACGAATTAGGGCTTGTACGCGTTGATGTGGAAGACAATGGCCCGGGACTTACTCAGGAAGAGCGTTCGCGTCTGTTTGAACCATATTTCTCTCACAAGAAAGGTGGTACCGGACTTGGTCTGACCATCGTAAAATCTATCATCAGCGACCACCGTGGGTACGTACGCGCCAACAGTCCAGAACATGGTGGAACCATTGTCACAGTGGAGCTTCCTGTGGTATAA
- a CDS encoding TIGR01777 family oxidoreductase has protein sequence MRAVLLGGSGFIGRALTSRLLENDVHVVVTSRNPQHGRYLIPEGHSFHVDFALWDGKDPEQLSTHIKSADAVINLIGSNIAAGRWTEERKEEIRNSRISAGNALCSAISMLEDRPKVVIQSSAIGFYGAHPTSPENSYVTEDSSAGQGFLASVCKEWEDSTACMDTSGTRRVIIRSGLVLGNGGVLHKFLPPFKFGVGGPLGNGKQVMSWIHIQDQVDAIIHIIKTSSCTGVFNLTSPNPETMDTFCRTLGSVLGKPSWLRVPAPLLRIALGEMAEELILQGQRVLPEKLLESGFCFSYPSLDDALANILRP, from the coding sequence ATGCGCGCTGTACTTCTTGGTGGTTCGGGTTTTATTGGCAGAGCACTCACAAGCCGTCTGCTTGAAAATGATGTTCATGTAGTGGTCACATCACGTAATCCTCAACATGGTCGGTACCTTATTCCTGAAGGACACTCTTTCCATGTTGATTTTGCACTTTGGGACGGAAAAGACCCTGAACAACTCTCAACACACATCAAATCAGCCGATGCAGTTATCAACTTGATCGGTTCTAACATTGCTGCCGGACGCTGGACAGAAGAACGAAAGGAAGAAATTCGGAATTCCCGTATTTCAGCCGGAAACGCGCTATGCAGTGCTATTTCCATGCTGGAGGACAGACCGAAAGTAGTCATCCAAAGTTCGGCAATAGGTTTTTACGGAGCACACCCGACCTCCCCTGAAAATAGCTATGTGACTGAAGACAGTTCTGCTGGTCAGGGTTTTCTTGCATCCGTTTGCAAAGAATGGGAAGATTCAACGGCTTGCATGGACACTAGTGGAACCCGAAGAGTCATCATTCGTTCCGGCCTTGTGTTGGGCAACGGCGGTGTCTTGCATAAATTTCTTCCACCGTTCAAGTTCGGTGTCGGAGGCCCACTAGGAAACGGTAAGCAGGTAATGTCATGGATCCATATTCAGGATCAAGTCGACGCAATAATCCACATAATTAAGACTTCTTCTTGCACAGGCGTATTCAACCTTACTTCACCGAATCCTGAAACAATGGATACATTCTGCCGTACTCTCGGGTCAGTTCTGGGAAAACCGTCATGGTTACGTGTTCCGGCTCCGCTGTTACGCATAGCACTCGGAGAAATGGCTGAAGAACTCATTCTGCAGGGGCAGCGTGTCTTACCAGAAAAATTACTTGAATCCGGTTTCTGCTTTTCATATCCATCTCTGGATGACGCACTTGCCAACATCCTTCGTCCTTAG
- a CDS encoding sigma-54-dependent transcriptional regulator: protein MPQSKARILIIDDEEGIRFSLRGILEDENYIVDEAESGELGLKAVKELSPDLVFLDIWLPGMDGMEVLTNIKQHDKTLPVIMISGHGNIETAVNAIKYGAHDFIEKPLSLEKVVIAADKALEFQNLRKENIALKSRIRTEQTIEITGNSAPVVELREQIERVAPTDTWVLITGENGTGKEIAARSIHAHSRRSEQPLVAVNCAAIPEELIESELFGHERGAFTGADQSKTGKFEMADNGTLFLDEIGDMSMKTQAKILRILQEQSFERVGGNKTIKVNVRVIAATNKTLEDEIREGNFREDLYYRLRVFPIYVPPLRERGSDIILLIQNFITALVAEHGFKPLSFDDEATTALLQYGWPGNVRELKNFVERMLIMYGGKTITAKMLPPEFSQFVQQPSASCEQLISGGSVDFKEARNHFEAAFLEAKLKEYEGNITRLAEAIGLERSYLYRKLRSYNIQSE, encoded by the coding sequence ATGCCTCAGTCCAAGGCTCGTATATTAATTATTGATGATGAAGAGGGAATCCGCTTTTCGCTGCGCGGTATTCTAGAAGACGAAAACTACATTGTGGATGAAGCAGAGAGTGGCGAACTTGGACTTAAGGCTGTTAAGGAATTATCGCCGGATCTCGTCTTCCTCGACATCTGGCTGCCCGGTATGGACGGCATGGAAGTACTGACCAATATCAAGCAGCATGACAAGACTCTCCCCGTCATTATGATCTCAGGACACGGCAACATCGAAACCGCCGTTAATGCCATCAAATATGGCGCACATGACTTTATTGAAAAACCGCTCTCTTTAGAAAAAGTCGTCATTGCGGCTGACAAGGCTCTAGAATTTCAGAACCTGCGTAAAGAAAACATAGCACTCAAATCCAGAATCCGCACTGAACAGACAATAGAAATCACAGGTAATTCTGCTCCGGTTGTAGAACTACGCGAGCAAATTGAACGAGTAGCTCCTACTGATACCTGGGTACTCATCACAGGTGAGAACGGAACGGGCAAAGAAATTGCCGCACGTTCCATCCATGCGCATTCTCGCAGGTCAGAGCAGCCTCTAGTTGCAGTAAACTGTGCCGCAATACCCGAAGAACTTATTGAATCAGAGCTGTTCGGGCATGAACGTGGTGCTTTTACCGGTGCGGATCAATCCAAAACCGGCAAGTTTGAAATGGCTGACAACGGCACGCTCTTTCTCGACGAGATCGGTGACATGAGCATGAAAACGCAAGCAAAAATCCTGCGCATCCTGCAGGAACAGTCCTTCGAGCGTGTCGGCGGAAACAAGACCATCAAAGTAAATGTTCGGGTCATTGCGGCGACAAATAAAACACTCGAGGATGAAATTCGTGAGGGAAACTTCCGGGAAGATCTTTATTACCGCCTGCGAGTATTTCCAATTTACGTCCCGCCGCTCAGAGAGCGTGGTTCCGACATCATCCTGCTTATTCAAAACTTCATCACTGCTCTTGTTGCAGAACATGGCTTTAAGCCACTCTCATTCGACGATGAGGCTACCACAGCGCTGCTTCAGTACGGTTGGCCGGGTAATGTACGCGAGTTAAAAAACTTTGTGGAACGTATGCTCATTATGTACGGTGGAAAAACAATTACTGCCAAAATGCTACCACCTGAATTCTCACAATTTGTACAGCAACCATCAGCCAGCTGCGAACAGCTTATCTCTGGTGGCTCTGTTGATTTTAAAGAAGCACGCAACCACTTTGAAGCAGCATTTCTTGAAGCCAAGCTCAAAGAATACGAAGGTAATATTACCAGACTTGCAGAAGCCATCGGTCTGGAACGCAGTTATCTCTACCGCAAGTTGCGATCATACAATATTCAATCAGAATAG
- a CDS encoding L,D-transpeptidase family protein, protein MRLLSYFFLICLWLSISVVPAFSGWQAVVTKDAAKLPMLVTVDKSKQFAQFFGQKASELSSSKIPCSSGQVKGDKQREGDKKTPEGIYFVENRRTSGLDYALYGKEAYTLNYPNPVDKLKEKDGHGIWIHGRGTPIVPRETKGCIALNNPDIADLDSKVTINTPVILAEQVAPYFKAGSDFVELKEKAQQWLAAWRNKSPDFLKMFSSEAFTKSMSESFSAFAQRKKRLFVRLPWIITWTNNVNVLQGPDYWVTWFDQYYRAPNLVSQGVRRLYWQKNSAGEFVIVGMEWKERKIGIEKAYLDAIASNVHNFLDGWIKDWKNESVDAYLSRYAHNAVQGSRRGVEAIAEHKREIWQQSKPVRIVLSDIKMSMSRRGLVVRMKQDYADSTGYADQGQKTLVLQPQGDQWVIVSEEWRS, encoded by the coding sequence ATGCGTTTGCTTTCGTACTTTTTTTTGATTTGCCTTTGGCTTAGCATTTCAGTTGTTCCGGCTTTTTCCGGTTGGCAGGCTGTTGTTACTAAAGATGCTGCAAAGCTCCCCATGCTTGTTACGGTTGATAAATCCAAACAATTTGCTCAGTTTTTTGGTCAGAAAGCCAGTGAACTTTCTTCCAGTAAAATTCCTTGCAGTTCCGGACAGGTTAAAGGCGATAAGCAGCGTGAGGGAGACAAAAAAACTCCTGAGGGTATCTACTTTGTAGAGAATCGTCGTACCAGTGGGTTAGACTACGCCTTGTACGGAAAAGAAGCGTATACTCTTAATTACCCCAACCCAGTGGACAAGCTTAAAGAAAAAGACGGCCATGGTATTTGGATCCACGGAAGAGGGACTCCTATTGTTCCAAGAGAAACAAAAGGATGTATTGCTTTAAATAATCCAGATATTGCCGATCTAGATTCTAAGGTAACAATTAATACGCCTGTAATTTTAGCCGAACAGGTTGCACCGTACTTTAAAGCAGGTTCAGACTTTGTTGAGTTGAAAGAAAAAGCTCAGCAGTGGCTTGCCGCATGGCGGAATAAATCTCCTGATTTTTTGAAAATGTTCTCATCCGAGGCTTTTACTAAGAGTATGAGTGAATCTTTTTCGGCTTTTGCTCAAAGAAAGAAACGTCTTTTTGTTCGACTTCCCTGGATCATTACATGGACAAATAATGTCAATGTACTCCAAGGCCCCGATTACTGGGTAACATGGTTCGATCAATACTATCGAGCCCCGAACCTTGTTTCTCAAGGTGTCCGACGTTTGTACTGGCAAAAAAATAGTGCTGGAGAGTTTGTAATCGTTGGTATGGAGTGGAAAGAGAGGAAAATAGGTATAGAAAAGGCGTATCTTGACGCTATCGCCTCAAATGTGCATAACTTTCTTGATGGTTGGATCAAAGATTGGAAAAATGAGTCAGTTGATGCGTATCTCAGCAGATATGCACACAATGCGGTGCAAGGTTCGCGGCGGGGTGTTGAGGCCATCGCGGAACATAAGCGTGAGATCTGGCAGCAAAGTAAGCCTGTAAGAATTGTACTTTCTGACATTAAAATGTCCATGTCCCGACGGGGGCTTGTAGTGCGTATGAAGCAAGATTATGCAGATAGTACAGGATATGCAGACCAAGGACAAAAGACACTGGTTTTACAGCCCCAAGGTGACCAATGGGTCATTGTAAGTGAAGAGTGGAGATCCTGA